In one window of Kosmotoga pacifica DNA:
- the pepV gene encoding dipeptidase PepV, with protein MNKRVDDALMSLKEEMIEAILELVKIPSVQGEPEKEAPFGINVKKALEEALKLGERLGFVVKNVDNYAGHVQYGNSGKLFGVLGHLDVVPEGTGWSVDPYGGVIKDGYIFGRGVVDDKGPTIAALYALKAVKDAGVDPKNRIRIIFGTNEESGWGGITYYLEREEVPEMSVTPDATFTLIYAEKGIVNYRFSKRTGEKKKGFEIIELKGGEASNMVAADATAVIKGDVDQLLAVLESFVPENKATIRWERNNDTLAIFVKGVSAHGSKPEMGVNAISALLDFLEKLELSRAGLQEFVKTVASKIGYETDGTSLGIAGYDKMSGPLTVNFGTLRLNAEKVEGVINIRYPVFFNEERIKMQVEEALKGLEVVREHHHDPLYMSPDSELVKLLVDIYENVTGEKAQLHTIGGGTYARAVPNAVAFGPLFPGREETEHQPDERILIDDLLMMARIYAQLFYIILTQW; from the coding sequence ATGAACAAAAGAGTTGACGATGCCCTTATGTCACTTAAGGAGGAAATGATTGAAGCGATTTTAGAGTTGGTAAAAATCCCATCCGTCCAGGGTGAACCTGAAAAGGAAGCCCCTTTTGGGATCAATGTCAAAAAGGCCCTCGAAGAAGCTTTGAAGTTGGGGGAAAGGCTTGGCTTTGTGGTCAAAAATGTGGACAATTATGCAGGGCACGTGCAATACGGTAACTCTGGCAAGCTCTTCGGTGTTCTGGGCCATCTCGACGTAGTGCCTGAAGGAACTGGCTGGAGCGTGGATCCTTATGGTGGTGTTATCAAAGACGGCTACATTTTCGGGCGCGGTGTCGTGGATGACAAAGGACCGACGATCGCTGCGCTGTACGCTCTTAAGGCTGTAAAAGACGCTGGTGTTGATCCTAAAAATAGGATAAGGATAATATTCGGAACAAATGAAGAATCAGGCTGGGGTGGCATTACTTATTATCTGGAACGGGAAGAAGTACCGGAAATGTCTGTAACTCCTGATGCAACGTTTACCCTCATCTATGCAGAGAAAGGTATTGTGAACTATAGATTTTCTAAAAGAACAGGAGAGAAAAAGAAAGGTTTTGAAATAATTGAACTTAAAGGTGGAGAGGCGTCAAACATGGTGGCCGCAGATGCTACGGCTGTCATTAAAGGGGATGTTGACCAGCTGTTAGCGGTTCTTGAAAGTTTTGTGCCTGAAAATAAAGCGACTATCAGGTGGGAAAGGAACAACGATACGTTGGCGATATTTGTGAAGGGCGTTTCAGCTCATGGATCCAAACCTGAAATGGGTGTGAACGCCATTTCAGCGCTACTCGACTTCCTCGAGAAGCTCGAACTTTCGAGGGCAGGGCTCCAGGAATTCGTGAAAACGGTGGCTTCTAAAATAGGCTACGAAACCGACGGAACCTCCCTTGGAATAGCCGGCTATGACAAAATGTCTGGACCTCTTACTGTCAACTTTGGTACACTGCGCCTTAACGCCGAAAAGGTTGAAGGGGTAATCAATATCAGATATCCGGTGTTCTTCAATGAAGAGAGAATAAAAATGCAGGTCGAAGAAGCTCTGAAAGGTTTGGAAGTCGTTAGAGAACATCATCACGATCCCCTTTATATGTCTCCGGACAGCGAGCTCGTAAAGCTCCTTGTGGATATCTACGAAAACGTTACTGGGGAAAAGGCCCAACTTCATACCATAGGTGGCGGAACTTATGCCAGAGCTGTTCCCAACGCTGTGGCTTTTGGTCCTTTGTTTCCCGGACGTGAAGAAACGGAGCACCAGCCTGATGAACGGATACTTATCGATGATCTGTTGATGATGGCGAGGATATATGCGCAACTCTTCTATATAATTCTTACACAGTGGTAA
- a CDS encoding metallophosphoesterase family protein encodes MGDIHGCFKSLRALIRKIRPQKKDRFVFLGDYIDRGPQSREVVDFLINFSTKYDCVFLRGNHEAMLLDYLHGGPWGKYWELNGMEATLRSYGGLEGIPENHIQFFENTKLYHTDSGYLFVHAGIRPGIPLEMQKSEDLLWIREDFIYYERPFKKGTVIFGHTPNYRAPLILEGKIGIDTGCVFGGSLTALRVDDMKFFSVDCAETKPQSRY; translated from the coding sequence ATAGGGGATATTCACGGTTGTTTTAAGTCCCTCAGAGCCCTGATTAGAAAAATCAGGCCGCAAAAGAAAGACAGGTTCGTCTTTCTCGGTGACTATATTGACAGAGGTCCACAGTCCCGAGAAGTAGTAGACTTTCTGATAAACTTCTCAACTAAATATGATTGTGTGTTCCTGAGAGGAAATCATGAAGCAATGCTTCTGGATTATCTACATGGAGGTCCTTGGGGAAAATATTGGGAACTGAACGGTATGGAAGCAACATTGCGTAGCTATGGCGGACTGGAGGGTATTCCTGAAAACCACATTCAGTTTTTTGAAAACACAAAACTCTACCACACAGATTCTGGTTATCTCTTTGTTCACGCTGGAATAAGACCAGGTATACCTCTTGAAATGCAAAAAAGTGAAGACCTTCTCTGGATTAGAGAGGATTTTATTTATTACGAAAGACCCTTCAAAAAAGGAACAGTAATCTTCGGGCATACGCCCAACTACCGGGCACCTCTAATTCTCGAGGGGAAAATAGGCATAGATACAGGATGCGTATTTGGTGGGAGTTTAACAGCTCTCAGAGTAGATGACATGAAATTTTTCTCCGTCGATTGCGCAGAGACCAAGCCCCAATCACGTTATTGA
- a CDS encoding helix-turn-helix transcriptional regulator produces the protein MKKRITQKELSEMIGRNPGYISAVERGKLIPPFPIADELARILELPVEIAFPDYSRKSLLPKWSELMYLRSLGIDVSPYAVLLTL, from the coding sequence CTGAAGAAGAGAATAACTCAAAAAGAGCTATCAGAAATGATCGGGAGGAATCCCGGTTATATATCAGCCGTGGAACGCGGAAAGCTGATCCCACCCTTCCCAATAGCCGATGAGCTCGCAAGAATTCTGGAATTACCCGTGGAAATAGCGTTTCCCGATTACTCCAGAAAATCCCTTTTACCTAAATGGTCAGAGCTCATGTACCTCAGGTCACTCGGTATTGACGTCTCTCCATATGCCGTGCTGCTTACCTTGTAA
- a CDS encoding helix-turn-helix transcriptional regulator, with amino-acid sequence MIVRMLRIRNGISQEKLAEKLGISRSTLSRIENGRTRLTDFFLADAIAAIFEVPVEELFPDFALKRKSPPFYHRKEGKCIGNAGICKAEEENNSKRAIRNDREESRLYISRGTRKADPTLPNSR; translated from the coding sequence ATGATTGTCAGAATGCTAAGGATCAGAAATGGAATTTCACAGGAGAAACTCGCTGAAAAATTAGGAATCAGTAGAAGTACCTTATCAAGGATCGAGAACGGAAGAACGAGACTCACGGATTTCTTCCTCGCGGACGCCATCGCGGCAATTTTTGAGGTACCGGTAGAAGAACTCTTTCCAGATTTCGCTTTAAAGAGAAAGTCTCCGCCTTTTTACCATCGCAAGGAGGGTAAGTGCATTGGAAATGCTGGTATATGCAAGGCTGAAGAAGAGAATAACTCAAAAAGAGCTATCAGAAATGATCGGGAGGAATCCCGGTTATATATCAGCCGTGGAACGCGGAAAGCTGATCCCACCCTTCCCAATAGCCGATGA